The following are encoded together in the Luoshenia tenuis genome:
- a CDS encoding class B sortase: MSAQTKKKKSVLLNIILFISIAVFLVSAGILAWRFISDYQEDQHNTQVEGASAVGFLQEGYQRGFDLSDGAYEFSPEISPVWPERQDIGHLQERYANLNGWIMIPGTKINYPVMMSDNEYYLTHAYDGSALRAGSIFIFDHTPLEPVSRNVVIYGHNMKNGSMFGGLKAYYLNDSFYDQARYIYIDTKGTRLKYEVFSVFIAQENEEYHKTAFASDEEYVAFLQRMAKRNIRGDMQQTFTADDSIITLVTCTSLGGAGEDDRLIVQARLVEQQEVQ, translated from the coding sequence ATGTCTGCACAAACGAAAAAGAAAAAAAGCGTGCTGCTCAATATTATTCTGTTTATTTCTATCGCGGTATTCTTGGTTAGTGCGGGAATTTTGGCCTGGCGCTTCATCTCGGATTATCAGGAGGATCAGCACAATACACAGGTGGAAGGGGCCAGTGCGGTAGGCTTTTTGCAGGAGGGGTACCAGCGCGGCTTTGATCTAAGCGATGGCGCATATGAGTTTTCGCCTGAAATCTCGCCCGTATGGCCTGAAAGGCAGGATATCGGCCATCTGCAAGAGCGCTATGCTAACCTGAACGGCTGGATCATGATCCCCGGGACGAAGATCAACTATCCGGTGATGATGAGCGATAACGAGTATTACCTGACCCATGCCTACGATGGCAGCGCGCTTCGGGCCGGGTCGATCTTTATTTTTGACCACACGCCGCTGGAGCCGGTATCCCGCAATGTGGTGATCTACGGCCATAATATGAAAAATGGGTCGATGTTCGGCGGGCTCAAGGCCTATTATCTGAACGATTCATTTTATGATCAGGCCAGGTATATCTATATCGATACCAAGGGCACGCGCCTGAAGTACGAGGTTTTTTCCGTTTTTATCGCCCAGGAGAACGAGGAATACCACAAGACAGCTTTCGCCTCGGATGAAGAGTACGTCGCTTTTCTCCAGCGCATGGCCAAGCGCAATATCCGCGGCGATATGCAGCAGACCTTTACGGCGGACGATTCGATCATCACCCTTGTTACCTGTACCAGCTTAGGCGGCGCGGGGGAGGATGACCGGCTGATCGTTCAAGCCCGTTTGGTGGAGCAGCAGGAAGTACAATAG
- a CDS encoding FeoB-associated Cys-rich membrane protein produces the protein MLQFLTENLGTILVGLAVALLLTLVVVKLFRDRKKGKSACGCGGACSGCPGAAMCHHGHSKT, from the coding sequence ATGCTGCAATTTTTGACGGAGAACCTGGGAACGATCCTGGTCGGCCTGGCCGTTGCACTACTGCTTACGCTGGTGGTCGTCAAACTGTTTCGCGACCGAAAGAAGGGCAAAAGTGCCTGCGGTTGCGGCGGCGCATGCTCAGGCTGCCCGGGAGCGGCCATGTGCCACCATGGGCATAGTAAGACTTAA
- a CDS encoding cation transporter has protein sequence MKKAFKLRDLDCANCALKMEDAIKKIDGVQDVQVSFLLQKMTLTAEDGNFDEILKKAVKACKRVEPDCEILI, from the coding sequence ATGAAAAAGGCGTTTAAACTGAGGGATTTGGATTGCGCAAACTGCGCGCTGAAAATGGAGGATGCAATCAAAAAGATCGATGGGGTACAGGATGTGCAGGTGAGCTTTCTGCTGCAAAAGATGACGCTGACCGCTGAGGACGGCAATTTTGATGAGATCTTGAAAAAGGCGGTCAAGGCCTGCAAACGGGTGGAGCCGGACTGTGAAATTCTCATCTGA
- a CDS encoding FeoA family protein has protein sequence MQTLKEAKVGQTVQVVKLYGEGAVKRRIMDMGITKGVEVYVRKVAPLGDPVEVNVRGYELSIRKADAEKIEVRTKA, from the coding sequence ATGCAGACCCTGAAAGAAGCCAAGGTCGGACAGACCGTACAGGTCGTTAAACTTTATGGCGAAGGCGCGGTAAAGCGGCGCATTATGGATATGGGTATCACAAAGGGCGTAGAGGTTTATGTGCGAAAAGTGGCCCCTTTGGGCGACCCGGTAGAAGTCAATGTGCGCGGCTATGAATTATCCATCCGCAAAGCGGACGCCGAGAAGATCGAAGTCCGCACAAAGGCATAA
- a CDS encoding FeoA family protein gives MPLTMARPGEINAIKKVGGKADTRRFLENLGFVVGGNVTVVSQISGNVIVNIKESRVAISREMANKILV, from the coding sequence ATGCCCTTGACCATGGCACGACCGGGGGAAATCAACGCGATCAAAAAAGTGGGTGGAAAGGCGGATACCCGCCGTTTTCTCGAAAATCTTGGGTTTGTAGTCGGCGGCAATGTTACGGTGGTCTCTCAGATCAGCGGCAATGTCATCGTCAATATCAAAGAGTCCCGCGTGGCGATCAGCCGCGAGATGGCAAATAAAATTTTGGTCTAA
- the feoB gene encoding ferrous iron transport protein B, whose product MAIKIALAGNPNSGKTTLFNALTGANQFVGNWPGVTVEKKEGRLKGNKDVTITDLPGIYSLSPYTLEEVVARNYLLQERPDAILNIVDGTNIERNLYLTTQLMEIGIPVVMAVNMMDIVHKNGDKIDVKRLQSALGCEVVEISALKGTGIDEAAKRAVSIAQRKGETPPVHTFSAGVEGALEQISRQIAGVPEAQKRFYAIKLFERDDKIIRQMKNPPQVESVIKALEEEMDDDAESIITNERYGYITSIIQGCVTKRKHGGLTVSDKIDKVVTNRFLALPIFAVVMFIVYFVSVTTVGTWATDWANDGVFGDGWHLFNIGAGEYEEVSEEYALEQEKLSAYLAAAEESGIDTSALTEAMEAEEPDEAAIAEAAESFEAQAQAAGLTAEAQILDDEGQVEETLPVGLEDFKAAMAAQEPDPANYGVWVPGIPGLIEGGLEAANCAPWLSGLILDGIVGGVGAVLGFVPQMLILFLFLAFLEACGYMARIAFIMDRIFRKFGLSGKSFIPMLIGTGCGVPGIMASRTIENDRDRKMTIMTTTFIPCGAKLPIIALIAGALFGGAWWVAPSAYFVGIAAIVCSGIILKKTKMFAGDPAPFVMELPAYHLPTVGNVLRSMWERGWSFIKKAGTIILLATVLVWFTSNFGFTAQGFGMVGMEESILAAIGNGIAWIFAPLGWGDWKAAVAAFTGLIAKENVVGTFGVLYGGLDEVAENGWQIWTNMQMSFTALSAYSFLVFNLLCAPCFAAIGAIRREMNSAKWTWFAIGYQCVFAYAVALCIYQIGSLFTGGGFNVFTIIALLLVALFIYLLVRPYKESETLGVKVRV is encoded by the coding sequence ATGGCCATTAAAATCGCCCTGGCCGGTAACCCGAATAGCGGTAAGACGACGCTGTTCAACGCGCTTACCGGCGCCAACCAGTTTGTGGGCAACTGGCCCGGCGTAACGGTAGAAAAAAAGGAAGGCAGACTTAAGGGTAATAAAGACGTGACGATTACCGACCTGCCGGGTATCTATTCGCTATCGCCCTACACGCTGGAAGAGGTGGTCGCCCGGAACTATCTGCTGCAAGAACGCCCGGACGCGATCCTCAACATTGTCGATGGTACCAACATCGAGCGCAACCTGTACCTGACCACGCAGCTGATGGAGATCGGCATCCCGGTGGTCATGGCCGTCAATATGATGGACATCGTGCACAAAAACGGCGATAAGATCGATGTTAAGCGCCTGCAAAGCGCGCTGGGCTGTGAGGTCGTAGAGATCTCCGCCTTAAAGGGTACCGGCATCGACGAGGCGGCAAAGCGCGCGGTTTCCATCGCCCAGCGCAAGGGGGAGACCCCACCGGTGCATACCTTTAGCGCGGGCGTAGAGGGCGCGCTGGAGCAGATCTCCCGACAGATCGCCGGCGTACCGGAGGCGCAAAAACGCTTTTACGCCATTAAGCTCTTTGAGCGGGATGATAAGATCATTAGGCAGATGAAAAATCCGCCCCAGGTAGAATCGGTGATCAAGGCCCTGGAGGAGGAAATGGATGATGATGCCGAGAGCATCATCACCAACGAGCGGTACGGCTATATCACCTCCATCATCCAAGGGTGCGTCACGAAGAGAAAACATGGCGGGCTGACGGTTTCGGATAAGATCGATAAAGTGGTGACCAACCGCTTCCTGGCTTTGCCGATCTTTGCCGTGGTCATGTTTATCGTTTATTTCGTGTCCGTCACAACGGTAGGCACCTGGGCGACGGATTGGGCTAACGACGGGGTATTCGGCGATGGATGGCACCTTTTCAACATCGGCGCCGGCGAATACGAGGAAGTTTCCGAGGAATATGCGCTTGAACAGGAAAAATTGAGCGCCTACCTGGCTGCTGCTGAGGAAAGCGGTATTGATACCTCCGCGTTGACAGAGGCGATGGAAGCGGAAGAACCAGATGAGGCTGCTATCGCTGAAGCTGCGGAAAGCTTTGAAGCCCAGGCGCAGGCTGCGGGCCTGACTGCCGAGGCGCAGATCCTGGACGATGAGGGGCAGGTTGAAGAAACGCTGCCGGTCGGCCTGGAGGATTTCAAGGCGGCGATGGCAGCGCAGGAGCCAGATCCCGCAAATTATGGCGTATGGGTGCCCGGTATTCCCGGACTGATCGAGGGCGGTCTGGAGGCGGCCAACTGTGCCCCCTGGCTCAGCGGGCTGATTCTGGATGGCATCGTAGGCGGTGTGGGCGCAGTGCTGGGCTTTGTGCCGCAGATGCTGATCCTGTTCCTCTTCTTGGCTTTTCTGGAAGCCTGCGGGTATATGGCGCGTATCGCCTTTATCATGGACCGTATATTCCGCAAGTTCGGCCTCTCGGGTAAATCGTTTATCCCCATGCTGATCGGCACGGGCTGCGGCGTGCCGGGTATTATGGCCTCGCGTACCATTGAGAACGACCGAGACCGGAAGATGACGATCATGACCACCACCTTTATCCCCTGCGGGGCAAAGCTGCCCATCATCGCGCTGATCGCGGGCGCGCTGTTCGGCGGGGCTTGGTGGGTTGCGCCCAGCGCGTACTTTGTGGGCATTGCGGCTATCGTTTGCTCGGGTATTATCCTTAAAAAGACCAAGATGTTTGCTGGCGATCCGGCGCCCTTCGTCATGGAGCTGCCGGCCTATCACCTGCCCACAGTAGGCAATGTGCTGCGCAGTATGTGGGAGCGGGGCTGGTCCTTCATCAAGAAAGCGGGGACCATCATCCTGCTGGCTACGGTTTTGGTCTGGTTTACCTCCAACTTTGGCTTTACGGCGCAGGGCTTTGGCATGGTCGGTATGGAAGAGAGCATCCTCGCGGCCATCGGCAACGGTATCGCCTGGATTTTTGCCCCGCTGGGATGGGGCGATTGGAAAGCGGCAGTGGCGGCCTTTACCGGCTTGATCGCTAAGGAGAACGTGGTCGGCACCTTCGGCGTGCTGTACGGCGGCCTTGACGAAGTAGCCGAAAACGGCTGGCAGATTTGGACGAACATGCAGATGAGCTTTACGGCCCTGTCCGCCTACTCCTTCCTGGTATTCAACCTGCTGTGCGCCCCCTGCTTTGCGGCCATCGGCGCTATCCGCCGGGAGATGAACAGCGCTAAGTGGACCTGGTTTGCCATCGGATATCAGTGTGTATTCGCCTATGCGGTTGCGCTTTGCATCTACCAGATCGGCAGCCTGTTTACCGGCGGAGGATTCAATGTCTTTACCATCATCGCACTGCTGCTGGTAGCGCTGTTTATCTACCTGCTGGTCCGCCCCTATAAAGAGAGCGAGACGCTGGGCGTAAAGGTGCGCGTTTAA
- a CDS encoding ArsR/SmtB family transcription factor, translated as MKGREKMAREQELERCEFQFVHEDVVNAVQGQMPKDEVLYDLAELFKVFGDSTRIKILYALFEAELCVCDIAQLLGVTQTAVSHQLRVLKNNKLVKFRREGKNIFYSLADDHVRSIINQGIEHVEE; from the coding sequence ATGAAGGGACGTGAAAAAATGGCGCGGGAGCAGGAGCTGGAACGATGCGAGTTTCAATTTGTACATGAGGATGTGGTAAACGCCGTACAGGGCCAGATGCCCAAGGACGAAGTGCTGTACGACCTGGCAGAGCTGTTTAAGGTTTTTGGAGATTCCACGCGCATCAAAATTTTATACGCGCTGTTTGAGGCGGAGCTTTGCGTTTGCGATATAGCCCAGCTGCTGGGGGTGACGCAGACGGCGGTTTCTCACCAGCTCAGGGTTTTAAAAAACAACAAACTGGTGAAATTCCGGCGGGAGGGGAAGAATATCTTTTATTCCTTGGCGGACGACCACGTGCGCAGCATTATCAATCAGGGTATCGAGCACGTGGAAGAATAA
- a CDS encoding ABC transporter ATP-binding protein — protein sequence MMQLEHLAWSIQGGVEIIKDIDLVVPDGKLVVVTGPNGGGKTSLAKLIAGITPLKSGKIVFDGEDITALDVTERAQKGIAFAFQQPVRFKGLRVRDLLELAAGHPLDEGELCQWLGRVGLCANEYIDRELSASLSGGEIKRIEIASVLARKARFSIFDEPEAGIDLWSFSRLVETFEDIRRSKAGTLMIISHQERILAIADEIVVVAEGRVRAAGPKDEILPMLLADEKAVYCPLGKEEA from the coding sequence ATGATGCAGTTGGAACACTTGGCCTGGAGCATTCAGGGCGGTGTGGAGATTATAAAAGATATCGACCTGGTTGTGCCGGATGGCAAACTGGTGGTGGTGACCGGCCCCAATGGGGGCGGCAAGACGTCGCTTGCCAAGCTGATCGCCGGCATCACCCCGCTTAAAAGCGGAAAGATCGTCTTTGACGGGGAAGATATCACAGCTCTTGACGTGACAGAGCGCGCCCAAAAAGGGATTGCCTTTGCCTTCCAACAGCCGGTGCGCTTTAAGGGCCTGCGGGTGCGCGATCTGCTGGAGCTGGCCGCCGGGCATCCGCTGGACGAGGGAGAGCTTTGCCAATGGCTGGGGCGCGTGGGGCTGTGTGCTAACGAGTATATCGACCGGGAGCTGAGCGCCAGCCTGTCGGGCGGGGAGATCAAGCGTATCGAAATCGCCAGCGTCTTGGCCCGCAAAGCCCGCTTCTCCATCTTCGATGAACCGGAGGCGGGGATCGACCTTTGGAGCTTTTCGCGCCTGGTGGAGACTTTCGAAGATATCCGCCGCAGTAAGGCGGGCACGCTGATGATCATCTCCCATCAGGAGCGTATCCTGGCGATCGCCGACGAGATCGTGGTGGTAGCGGAGGGGCGTGTGCGTGCGGCGGGGCCAAAGGATGAGATCCTTCCTATGCTGCTGGCGGATGAAAAAGCGGTTTACTGCCCTCTTGGAAAGGAGGAAGCGTAA
- a CDS encoding helix-turn-helix domain-containing protein codes for MVVNYSSLGQRIRQERQKLNLTQEQLAESADVTTAFIGHIERSERSLSLETLIKISNRLGVTVDYLLSDSYKPRDPQMTEELLQLLDNKSPSQKRALLDIMRTIVKYLPLGEEAQ; via the coding sequence ATGGTGGTGAATTATTCCTCCCTGGGGCAGCGTATTCGTCAAGAACGCCAAAAGTTGAATTTAACGCAGGAGCAGCTGGCTGAGTCTGCCGATGTGACGACGGCTTTTATCGGCCACATCGAGCGGTCAGAGCGCAGCCTTTCGCTGGAAACCTTAATTAAGATCAGCAACCGCCTGGGTGTAACAGTAGACTATCTGCTCTCTGATTCCTATAAGCCACGCGACCCGCAGATGACCGAAGAACTGCTGCAGCTACTGGATAACAAATCCCCTTCGCAAAAAAGGGCGCTGCTTGATATCATGCGCACCATCGTCAAATATCTGCCGTTGGGCGAAGAAGCCCAATAA
- a CDS encoding heavy metal translocating P-type ATPase, with protein MSKKHKKMLARILSAAVLLVAAKLLPLEGVAQLAAYLVPYAIIGWDVVWRALRNIAHGQVFDENFLMALATVGAFFTQDYPEAVAVMLFYQVGELFQSYAVGRSRESIASLMDIRPDYANIERDGQLVQVDPDEVDVGDVIVIKAGEKIPLDGVILEGASMVDTAALTGESLPREVEPGDDVISGCINQSGLLRVQVTKAFGESTVAKILNLVENSSAKKAKAENFITKFARYYTPCVVIGAALLAVLPPLLMGGQWDEWIRRALIFLVISCPCALVISVPLSFFGGIGGASKNGILVKGGNYLEVLANAETVVFDKTGTLTRGVFNVTAIHPDTCSEAQLLEVAALAENYSDHPISRSLKEAYGAQIDPARVTDVEELSGRGVRVKVDGRLVCVGNDKLMDEIGVKWHPCHRVGTTVHVALDGAYAGHIVISDEVKPDAAAAIQALKAEGVRKTVMLTGDAKAVGEGVAKELGLDEVYTQLLPADKVEQVERLLAQKSAKGKLAFVGDGINDAPVLSRADIGIAMGAMGSDAAIEAADVVLMDDQPSKIAEAIRIARKTLRIVRQNIIFALAVKALILVLGALGYANMWEAVFADVGVAVIAILNAMRALKVKPRG; from the coding sequence ATGAGTAAAAAGCACAAAAAAATGCTGGCGCGCATCCTATCCGCCGCGGTTTTGCTGGTAGCGGCCAAACTGCTTCCGCTGGAAGGGGTAGCCCAGCTTGCCGCTTACCTGGTGCCCTATGCCATTATCGGGTGGGACGTGGTGTGGCGCGCCCTGCGCAATATCGCCCACGGGCAGGTTTTTGATGAGAACTTTTTAATGGCCTTAGCCACCGTCGGCGCGTTTTTTACACAGGATTATCCAGAGGCCGTAGCCGTTATGCTGTTTTATCAGGTGGGTGAACTATTCCAAAGCTACGCGGTGGGCCGCTCGCGGGAATCCATCGCATCGCTGATGGATATCCGGCCGGATTACGCCAATATCGAGCGGGATGGCCAGCTCGTGCAGGTAGACCCGGACGAAGTGGATGTGGGCGATGTGATCGTTATCAAAGCCGGGGAAAAGATTCCGCTGGACGGTGTGATCTTAGAGGGCGCGTCAATGGTGGATACGGCGGCGCTCACGGGCGAATCGCTGCCGCGCGAGGTTGAGCCGGGGGATGACGTGATCAGCGGCTGCATCAACCAAAGCGGATTGCTGCGCGTACAGGTGACCAAGGCCTTTGGCGAATCAACGGTTGCTAAAATCTTGAACCTGGTAGAAAACTCCAGCGCCAAAAAGGCGAAGGCGGAGAATTTTATCACCAAGTTTGCCCGCTATTATACGCCCTGCGTCGTGATCGGCGCGGCGCTACTGGCGGTGCTGCCGCCGCTGTTAATGGGCGGGCAATGGGATGAGTGGATCCGAAGGGCGCTGATCTTTTTGGTGATCTCCTGCCCGTGCGCACTGGTGATCTCGGTGCCGCTGAGCTTTTTCGGCGGCATTGGCGGGGCCTCAAAAAATGGGATACTGGTCAAGGGCGGCAACTATTTAGAGGTGCTGGCCAACGCGGAAACGGTGGTTTTTGATAAAACCGGTACCTTGACCCGTGGGGTATTTAACGTAACGGCCATCCATCCGGATACTTGCTCGGAGGCGCAGCTGCTGGAAGTGGCGGCCCTGGCGGAGAACTATTCGGATCATCCCATCTCCCGCTCGCTCAAAGAGGCCTATGGCGCACAGATCGACCCTGCGCGCGTGACAGATGTGGAGGAGCTTTCCGGACGGGGCGTCCGCGTCAAGGTAGACGGCCGGCTGGTCTGCGTCGGCAACGATAAGCTGATGGATGAGATCGGGGTCAAATGGCACCCCTGCCATCGGGTGGGCACCACAGTGCACGTGGCGCTGGACGGGGCTTATGCCGGTCATATCGTGATCTCGGACGAGGTCAAGCCGGATGCGGCCGCGGCGATACAGGCGCTTAAGGCCGAAGGCGTGCGAAAAACTGTTATGCTGACCGGGGATGCAAAAGCGGTAGGCGAGGGCGTGGCAAAAGAACTGGGCTTGGACGAGGTATATACGCAGCTGCTGCCGGCGGATAAAGTGGAGCAGGTAGAGCGGCTGTTGGCCCAGAAGTCGGCCAAAGGCAAACTGGCTTTCGTAGGGGATGGGATCAACGACGCGCCGGTGCTCTCCCGGGCGGATATCGGCATCGCGATGGGTGCCATGGGATCGGATGCGGCGATCGAGGCCGCGGATGTGGTATTGATGGACGATCAGCCCTCCAAAATTGCGGAAGCCATCCGTATTGCCAGAAAAACCTTGCGTATTGTACGGCAAAATATTATATTTGCCTTAGCGGTCAAAGCGCTGATATTGGTGCTGGGCGCCCTGGGATATGCAAATATGTGGGAAGCCGTGTTTGCCGATGTGGGCGTGGCGGTTATCGCCATCCTCAACGCGATGCGGGCGCTAAAGGTAAAACCCAGGGGATAG
- a CDS encoding metal-dependent transcriptional regulator: MKIQESAENYLETILILQRRQGSVRAIDIVSELSFSKPSVSVAMKNLRLNGYIEIDPQGHITLTASGRAIAETIYERHTLLADWLQALGVNPKVAAEDACRIEHAISAESFEAIKRHATRGQTAG, encoded by the coding sequence ATGAAAATACAGGAATCCGCTGAGAATTACCTTGAAACCATCCTTATACTCCAGCGGCGCCAAGGTTCGGTGCGCGCCATTGATATCGTTTCGGAGCTGTCCTTTTCAAAGCCCAGCGTCAGTGTGGCGATGAAAAACCTGCGCTTGAACGGCTATATTGAAATCGATCCACAAGGGCATATCACGCTGACAGCCTCCGGCCGCGCCATCGCTGAGACCATTTATGAGCGGCACACCCTTCTCGCAGATTGGCTGCAGGCCCTTGGCGTAAATCCCAAGGTCGCGGCAGAGGATGCCTGCCGTATTGAGCACGCCATCAGCGCAGAGAGCTTTGAAGCCATTAAGCGTCATGCCACCCGAGGACAGACAGCCGGCTAA
- a CDS encoding alanine/glycine:cation symporter family protein produces the protein MQPIMQGVEMLNANINQIVWGPLMLIFLSGIGIYLSFRTDFPQARHFGHICKHTIGTLFKKRTARKKGEITPFQAVSTALAGTIGVGNIVGVATAITAGGPGAVFWMWVSAFFGMMTKYTEVLLAVRYRRRRADGSFTGGPMVYLADGLHFKKLAALFAVLCVLASLGIGNMTQANAISQAAQALWGAPAQLTGLVAMGIVAFVMLGGIGRIANVAEKIVPLMALFYIAGCVAALAIYGEQLPSAFTQIFQGAFDLRAAGGGVAGYAVARAIRYGFSRGVFSNEAGLGSAPIVHASAQTDNPVRQGFWGMIEVFFDTLVMCTMTALVIIASGLWERAGMDGLVLTAAAFTKALGPMGGSFVSIGVIFFALSTIFGWSVYGQRCIEYLFPRTPRMAQGYRIGYVALVFAGAVMELQMVWNISDTLNGLMAIPNLIGVVGLSGVAIRMTRDYFDHLR, from the coding sequence ATGCAGCCGATAATGCAGGGCGTTGAAATGCTCAATGCCAACATAAACCAAATTGTGTGGGGGCCGTTGATGCTGATCTTCTTATCAGGGATCGGCATCTACCTGTCTTTCCGCACGGATTTTCCTCAGGCGCGCCACTTTGGGCATATCTGTAAACATACCATTGGCACCCTGTTTAAAAAGAGGACCGCGCGAAAAAAAGGGGAGATCACACCCTTTCAGGCTGTTTCCACTGCGCTGGCAGGCACCATTGGCGTGGGCAACATCGTCGGGGTAGCCACGGCGATCACCGCGGGCGGCCCGGGCGCGGTATTCTGGATGTGGGTCAGCGCTTTTTTCGGGATGATGACGAAGTATACGGAAGTGTTGCTCGCCGTGCGGTACCGAAGGAGGCGGGCCGACGGCAGTTTTACGGGCGGGCCGATGGTCTACCTGGCCGATGGATTGCATTTTAAAAAGCTGGCGGCGCTGTTTGCGGTGCTATGCGTGCTCGCCTCCTTGGGAATCGGCAACATGACCCAGGCCAACGCCATTTCTCAGGCGGCCCAAGCCCTTTGGGGCGCGCCTGCGCAACTAACCGGCCTTGTTGCGATGGGGATCGTAGCCTTTGTAATGCTGGGCGGGATAGGTCGCATTGCCAATGTAGCTGAAAAGATCGTGCCATTGATGGCGCTGTTCTACATCGCCGGGTGCGTAGCGGCCCTGGCCATCTATGGAGAGCAGCTGCCCAGCGCCTTTACACAGATTTTTCAGGGCGCTTTTGACTTGCGCGCGGCGGGCGGCGGCGTAGCGGGCTATGCGGTGGCGCGGGCCATCCGCTATGGTTTTTCAAGAGGCGTGTTCTCTAATGAAGCAGGGCTGGGCAGCGCACCCATCGTTCACGCTTCCGCGCAGACGGATAACCCGGTGCGTCAGGGATTTTGGGGCATGATAGAGGTCTTTTTCGATACCCTGGTGATGTGCACGATGACTGCGCTGGTCATCATCGCCTCAGGATTGTGGGAAAGAGCCGGTATGGATGGCCTGGTGCTGACGGCTGCGGCTTTTACCAAGGCGCTGGGGCCGATGGGCGGCAGCTTTGTTTCGATCGGCGTGATCTTCTTTGCGTTATCTACCATATTCGGCTGGTCGGTATATGGGCAGCGCTGTATCGAATATTTGTTTCCGCGCACACCGCGGATGGCACAGGGCTACCGTATTGGCTATGTTGCACTGGTATTTGCCGGCGCGGTAATGGAACTGCAAATGGTGTGGAATATATCCGATACGCTAAACGGCCTGATGGCCATCCCCAACCTGATTGGCGTGGTGGGCTTAAGCGGCGTGGCCATCCGGATGACGCGGGATTACTTTGACCATCTACGCTAA
- a CDS encoding DNA-3-methyladenine glycosylase family protein has protein sequence MRWRESEGGVIIENWTEFDAKLTFECGQAFRWEGEGDRWVGTVQNRLVKLERIEGKTWFLHPCSAGEFEGYWRRYFDMDMDYANLIEQMKDDLVTCQVIRRMQGLRVLRQERFETLITFIISANNHFNRIKKITASLCREYGTPIPDSGGIVAAYAFPTSTQLAQASPDAIREKCGAGYRSAYIVGAARMVEEGFPLAQLDELPYDEALKLLQQLPGVGVKVANCILLFACGHRGAFPVDTWIKKVLTQVYGVPDRPKDLQRAAARFGPEAGYIQQMLFCYYRMHPEALENPNS, from the coding sequence TTGCGGTGGCGTGAAAGCGAGGGCGGCGTTATTATCGAAAACTGGACGGAGTTTGATGCGAAGCTCACCTTTGAATGTGGACAGGCCTTCCGCTGGGAGGGTGAGGGTGACCGCTGGGTCGGAACGGTCCAAAACCGCTTGGTTAAACTGGAACGGATCGAAGGGAAAACCTGGTTTCTGCATCCCTGCAGCGCCGGCGAGTTTGAAGGATATTGGCGGCGGTACTTTGATATGGATATGGATTATGCCAACTTGATAGAGCAGATGAAGGATGATCTGGTCACCTGCCAGGTCATACGCCGGATGCAGGGGCTGCGGGTACTGCGCCAGGAGCGGTTTGAAACGCTGATTACCTTTATCATTTCGGCAAACAACCATTTTAACCGCATTAAAAAGATCACTGCATCCCTGTGCAGGGAGTACGGGACGCCGATCCCTGACAGTGGTGGAATAGTGGCCGCCTATGCCTTTCCAACATCGACGCAGCTGGCGCAGGCCTCGCCTGACGCAATACGGGAAAAGTGCGGCGCGGGCTATCGCAGCGCATATATCGTAGGCGCGGCGCGTATGGTGGAAGAGGGTTTTCCACTAGCGCAACTGGATGAGCTGCCTTATGATGAGGCACTTAAGCTTTTGCAGCAGCTGCCGGGGGTCGGGGTCAAGGTGGCAAACTGCATACTGCTTTTCGCCTGCGGACATCGGGGCGCCTTCCCCGTGGATACCTGGATCAAAAAGGTTTTGACCCAGGTGTACGGCGTGCCGGACCGGCCAAAGGACTTGCAGCGCGCCGCGGCGCGCTTTGGGCCGGAAGCCGGATATATCCAGCAGATGCTGTTTTGCTATTACCGCATGCATCCGGAGGCGTTGGAAAACCCCAATTCCTAA